One stretch of Rhizobium rhizoryzae DNA includes these proteins:
- a CDS encoding ABC transporter ATP-binding protein, whose translation MTDKAQAIEVRDLYKRFGPLEVLKGVSLSASQGDVIALIGGSGSGKSTFLRCINMLELPTAGSVTIHGETIEMKQDGHGGLMPANRRQIQRIRTKLGMVFQSFNLWQHMTVLQNVIEVPVHVLGQPKDQAIAVAETLLRRVGLYEKRDAYPAFLSGGQQQRAAIARALAIQPLVMLFDEPTSALDPELVGEVLSVIGDLARENRTMILVTHEMKFARQVASHVIYLHGGVIEEQGPPEAIFENPQSERLKKFISSIH comes from the coding sequence ATGACGGACAAGGCGCAAGCCATTGAAGTTCGCGATCTGTACAAGCGTTTCGGCCCGCTGGAGGTTTTGAAGGGGGTTTCCCTCTCTGCCAGCCAAGGGGATGTGATTGCCCTGATCGGTGGGAGCGGATCAGGCAAATCGACCTTTCTCAGATGCATCAACATGCTGGAGCTGCCGACAGCCGGCAGCGTGACCATCCACGGCGAAACGATCGAGATGAAGCAGGACGGTCATGGCGGGCTGATGCCGGCCAATCGCCGCCAGATCCAGCGCATCCGTACCAAGCTCGGCATGGTGTTCCAGAGCTTCAACCTCTGGCAGCATATGACAGTCCTGCAGAACGTCATCGAGGTCCCGGTGCATGTACTCGGTCAGCCGAAGGATCAGGCGATTGCCGTTGCAGAGACCCTGCTTCGTCGCGTGGGACTTTACGAAAAGCGCGATGCCTATCCGGCATTTCTGTCCGGCGGCCAGCAACAGCGTGCTGCCATTGCCCGTGCGCTGGCCATCCAGCCGCTGGTGATGCTGTTTGACGAGCCGACCTCGGCGCTCGATCCTGAGCTGGTTGGCGAGGTGCTTTCCGTGATCGGCGATCTCGCCAGGGAGAACCGCACGATGATCCTGGTAACCCACGAAATGAAGTTTGCGCGACAGGTGGCAAGTCACGTCATCTATCTGCATGGCGGCGTTATCGAGGAGCAAGGCCCGCCAGAGGCTATCTTCGAAAACCCTCAATCGGAGCGGCTGAAGAAGTTCATCAGCTCCATTCACTGA
- a CDS encoding transporter substrate-binding domain-containing protein, with translation MKNFVRTTALALCMTAAAFASASAQEVKVGVDSGPYPPFSSPDASGKWVGWEIEIMDALCAEAKLKCVLTPLAFDGLIPALTSKKIDAIMSSMSITDERKKMIDFSDKYYNTPTAVIGPKGVKFEPTAEGLKGKIIGVQVSTIHAEYAQKYFGKAVSEIKEYQTQDEANADLAAGRLDAIQADLITLDAFLKTDAGKACCELKGNVKDDPAILGSGVGVGLRKEDTAMKDKFNAAIKAIRTNGTYDTISKKYFDFNIYGK, from the coding sequence ATGAAAAACTTCGTTCGCACCACTGCCCTCGCGCTCTGCATGACAGCGGCAGCCTTTGCCTCGGCCTCCGCGCAGGAGGTCAAGGTTGGCGTCGATTCCGGTCCGTACCCGCCATTCAGCTCGCCGGATGCCAGCGGCAAGTGGGTTGGCTGGGAAATTGAAATCATGGATGCGCTGTGCGCCGAAGCCAAGCTGAAGTGTGTTCTGACGCCGCTCGCCTTCGATGGCCTCATTCCTGCGCTCACCTCGAAGAAGATCGACGCCATCATGAGCTCGATGTCGATCACCGACGAGCGCAAGAAGATGATCGATTTCTCCGATAAATATTACAACACGCCGACCGCCGTCATCGGTCCGAAGGGCGTGAAGTTCGAGCCGACGGCTGAAGGCCTCAAGGGCAAGATCATCGGCGTTCAGGTTTCGACCATCCATGCCGAATATGCCCAGAAGTATTTCGGCAAGGCAGTTTCCGAGATCAAGGAATACCAGACGCAGGACGAGGCCAATGCGGACCTCGCAGCCGGTCGCCTCGATGCGATCCAGGCCGACCTGATCACGCTCGACGCCTTCCTGAAGACAGATGCCGGCAAGGCCTGCTGCGAGCTGAAGGGTAACGTCAAGGACGATCCGGCTATCCTTGGCTCGGGTGTCGGCGTTGGTCTTCGCAAGGAAGATACGGCCATGAAGGACAAGTTCAACGCAGCCATCAAGGCCATCCGTACGAACGGCACCTACGACACGATTTCGAAGAAGTATTTCGACTTCAACATCTACGGCAAGTAA
- a CDS encoding ABC transporter permease encodes MGATSFDLSLLSLSSPGWGGVLLMGLLMSLQVAIGGYLLGLLIGIGGAAGKLWGGPILRDLLEVYTTVVRGVPELVLILILYYAGTDAVNQLMQLLGLPAVDISGLTAGIFVIGVVQGAYSTEVLRGAILAVPPGQLEAARAYGMSPLLSLRRITFPAMLPYAIPGLSNLWLIATKDTALLAVVGFAELTLVTRQAAGTTKAFLTFFLAAGALYLMVTLVSNLIIGIIEKRARRGFARPEGAA; translated from the coding sequence ATGGGCGCAACAAGTTTTGACTTGAGCCTTTTGTCCTTATCTTCCCCCGGCTGGGGTGGCGTGCTGCTCATGGGCCTTTTGATGTCCCTGCAGGTGGCCATCGGTGGCTATCTGCTCGGGCTTCTGATCGGTATCGGCGGCGCGGCGGGAAAGCTCTGGGGCGGCCCCATTCTGCGCGACCTTCTCGAGGTTTACACGACCGTTGTGCGCGGCGTGCCTGAACTCGTGCTGATCCTGATCCTGTATTATGCCGGCACCGATGCGGTGAACCAGCTGATGCAACTTCTCGGGCTTCCCGCGGTCGACATCAGCGGGCTGACGGCGGGGATTTTCGTGATTGGCGTGGTACAGGGCGCCTATTCCACCGAAGTCCTGCGCGGTGCGATTCTTGCGGTGCCTCCGGGTCAGCTGGAGGCGGCGCGTGCCTATGGCATGTCGCCTCTGCTTTCGCTTCGTCGCATCACCTTTCCGGCCATGTTGCCCTATGCCATTCCGGGCCTTTCGAACCTCTGGCTGATTGCTACGAAGGATACGGCGCTGCTGGCGGTCGTCGGTTTTGCCGAATTGACGCTCGTGACGCGGCAGGCGGCTGGCACGACCAAGGCCTTCCTCACCTTCTTCCTTGCGGCGGGTGCGCTCTATCTCATGGTAACCCTGGTTTCCAACCTCATCATCGGGATCATTGAAAAGCGGGCGCGTCGCGGTTTCGCGAGACCGGAAGGTGCCGCATGA
- a CDS encoding ABC transporter permease gives MSEVTAIPAYQAPKARSLFEPHRIFLMVLFAIILLSMAWFMRWDWIPKYQTRLLWGIWETIVMLFSTAIAGFILAVPLGLVQVTGPKPLAWLARGFCTLIRGTPLLLQLWLLYYGLGSLFAQYPEIRQSFLWPYLRQAWPYGFAALTISFAAYEGEVMRGAFAGVPKGELEAAKAYGMGRFTMFRRIWLPRAIQRTLPTLTGETVIQLKSTPLVATVTVVDVYAVISKVRQDTFLTYEPLLLLAAIYLILTGILVFSFRQLEKRIPNRGV, from the coding sequence ATGAGCGAGGTAACCGCTATCCCCGCTTATCAGGCTCCCAAGGCGCGCAGCCTTTTCGAGCCGCATCGCATCTTCCTGATGGTCCTTTTTGCGATCATCCTGCTTTCCATGGCCTGGTTCATGCGCTGGGACTGGATTCCCAAATACCAGACGCGTCTGCTCTGGGGCATCTGGGAAACCATCGTCATGCTGTTTTCGACAGCGATTGCCGGGTTCATCCTCGCCGTGCCTCTGGGGCTCGTGCAAGTAACGGGACCAAAGCCGCTGGCCTGGCTTGCGCGAGGGTTCTGTACGCTGATCCGTGGTACGCCGCTTCTGCTTCAGCTCTGGCTATTGTATTACGGCCTCGGTTCGCTGTTTGCGCAGTATCCGGAAATTCGTCAGTCCTTCCTCTGGCCTTATCTGCGACAGGCATGGCCCTACGGTTTCGCCGCCTTGACCATCTCCTTTGCGGCCTATGAAGGCGAGGTCATGCGTGGCGCCTTTGCAGGCGTGCCGAAAGGGGAGCTGGAAGCTGCCAAGGCCTATGGCATGGGGCGTTTCACCATGTTCCGCCGCATCTGGCTCCCGCGCGCGATCCAGCGGACGCTGCCGACGCTGACGGGCGAAACCGTGATCCAGCTGAAGTCGACGCCGCTGGTGGCAACCGTGACGGTGGTGGATGTCTACGCCGTGATTTCCAAGGTGCGGCAGGATACGTTCCTGACCTACGAGCCGCTTTTGCTGCTGGCCGCCATCTATCTCATCCTGACCGGCATTCTTGTTTTCTCATTCCGGCAGCTGGAGAAGCGAATCCCTAACCGCGGGGTTTGA
- a CDS encoding MFS transporter gives MSTRPDIAKARCAKSCSETLGYPKATRQPPSVKEIETQMAQENRWRFLGWVCLAVVLSLSSWFSATAIAPEMSAALAFPQGSSAWLTNGVQIGFVTGALLSSLVNLPDIVRMNRLAAASAALAGLANAALLLEPGFAGAIVCRFLTGFALAGVYPPAMKLAATWFQQGRGLALGFVIAALTAGSSLPHLFRGLTSGLNWQLVVLFSSLSACVATAIFLFRIEEGPYPFARAIFDPRQIGQIIRNRDLMLVNAGYLGHMWELYALWAWLLAFLKAAPAGFSTGPAGAGSLATFAALSVGVIGCIAGGLLSDRFGRARTTAGFMLASGACALLVGFLFNGPFWLLMIVVLIWGITVIGDSAQFSAAATEVSERHLVGTALSFQMGIGFALTVVSIWLMPKLASLLGSWQWCFAFLAPGPFLGAWAMLKIKPRG, from the coding sequence GTGTCTACAAGACCGGATATCGCGAAGGCACGCTGCGCGAAAAGCTGTTCGGAAACGCTCGGCTACCCGAAAGCCACACGGCAGCCTCCTTCCGTCAAAGAGATTGAAACGCAGATGGCGCAGGAAAATCGCTGGCGCTTCCTTGGATGGGTATGTCTTGCGGTCGTCCTGTCCCTGTCGAGCTGGTTTTCGGCAACGGCCATTGCACCGGAGATGAGCGCAGCTCTCGCCTTCCCGCAAGGCTCCTCGGCGTGGCTGACCAATGGCGTACAGATCGGCTTCGTGACTGGCGCGCTTCTGTCCAGCCTCGTCAATTTGCCGGATATCGTGCGGATGAACCGTCTGGCCGCCGCATCCGCCGCACTGGCGGGGCTGGCTAATGCCGCATTGCTGCTGGAACCGGGCTTTGCTGGCGCGATAGTCTGCCGGTTCCTCACCGGATTTGCGCTTGCTGGGGTCTATCCGCCCGCCATGAAACTGGCTGCAACATGGTTTCAGCAGGGCCGAGGTCTTGCATTAGGGTTCGTGATCGCAGCGCTAACAGCAGGCTCCTCCCTGCCGCATCTGTTTCGTGGCCTCACATCGGGGTTGAACTGGCAGCTGGTGGTCCTTTTCTCCTCGCTGTCGGCCTGCGTGGCCACCGCGATCTTCCTTTTCAGGATAGAAGAAGGCCCATACCCCTTTGCCCGGGCCATCTTTGACCCGCGCCAGATTGGCCAGATCATCCGCAATCGCGACTTGATGCTCGTGAACGCCGGTTATCTCGGCCATATGTGGGAGCTTTATGCCCTGTGGGCCTGGCTACTGGCTTTTCTCAAGGCGGCACCGGCAGGTTTTTCCACTGGTCCGGCGGGTGCCGGATCACTGGCAACCTTTGCAGCTCTGTCTGTAGGCGTCATCGGCTGCATTGCAGGCGGGCTTCTATCCGACAGGTTCGGGCGTGCCAGAACGACGGCCGGCTTTATGCTGGCTTCTGGCGCTTGTGCGCTTCTGGTCGGCTTCCTGTTCAACGGCCCCTTCTGGCTGCTGATGATCGTCGTGCTGATCTGGGGGATAACAGTCATCGGCGACAGTGCCCAGTTTTCGGCAGCGGCCACGGAAGTATCCGAGCGGCACCTTGTCGGCACCGCCCTGTCCTTCCAGATGGGTATCGGCTTTGCCCTGACCGTAGTCAGTATCTGGCTGATGCCAAAGCTCGCTTCGCTCCTTGGAAGCTGGCAATGGTGTTTTGCCTTCCTTGCGCCAGGCCCCTTCCTCGGAGCCTGGGCGATGTTGAAGATCAAACCCCGCGGTTAG
- a CDS encoding LLM class flavin-dependent oxidoreductase, whose protein sequence is MADRTKQEIRFNAFDMNCVGHIQQGLWAHPRDQSHRFNEISYWMDYARRLEEGLFDGIFLADVVGVNDVYGGNADAALKGAAQVPVNDPLLLVPAMAAVTKHLAFGVTANLTYDAPFLFARRMSTLDHLTGGRIGWNIVTGYLDSAAKAIGLDQQAAHDDRYDLADEYMQVVYRLWEESWADNAVRFDRENHLYADPAKVRAIRHEGKQYRLNAMHLSSPSPQRTPVLYQAGSSTRGRQFAATHAECVFVNGQKMEGVRAIVDDIRAKAVELGRSAGDIKVFMGATIVTGRTAKEAQEKFEEYRRYVSSEAALVHASASLGIDFSKYDLDEPIETGKSNAIVSNVEAVSRSAGPQWTKRKLLEQMVLGSRQPPMVGSAEEIADQLMAWSQQAGIDGFNLSRTVVPECFDDIIAYVIPILQERGVYKTGYREGTLREKLFGNARLPESHTAASFRQRD, encoded by the coding sequence ATGGCAGATCGAACGAAACAGGAAATTCGCTTCAACGCGTTCGATATGAACTGTGTCGGGCATATCCAGCAAGGTCTTTGGGCGCATCCGCGCGATCAGTCGCATCGCTTCAACGAGATCTCCTACTGGATGGACTATGCCCGACGGCTGGAGGAAGGGCTGTTCGACGGGATCTTCCTGGCCGATGTGGTGGGCGTCAACGATGTCTACGGTGGCAATGCCGATGCTGCCCTCAAAGGGGCCGCGCAGGTGCCGGTCAACGATCCGCTTCTCTTGGTGCCTGCCATGGCTGCGGTGACGAAGCATCTGGCCTTCGGGGTGACTGCAAACCTCACCTATGACGCGCCCTTCCTGTTTGCCCGCCGCATGTCCACGCTCGATCACCTCACGGGCGGGCGGATCGGCTGGAACATCGTGACCGGCTATCTCGATAGCGCCGCGAAAGCCATCGGGCTGGACCAGCAGGCCGCCCATGACGACCGTTACGATCTGGCGGATGAATATATGCAGGTGGTCTATCGCCTGTGGGAAGAAAGCTGGGCGGATAATGCCGTGCGCTTCGACCGTGAGAACCACCTATACGCCGATCCGGCAAAGGTTCGTGCCATCCGGCATGAGGGGAAGCAGTACCGTCTTAACGCCATGCATCTTTCCAGCCCCTCGCCGCAGCGCACGCCGGTGCTCTATCAGGCGGGCTCTTCCACGCGCGGACGACAGTTCGCCGCGACCCATGCGGAATGCGTGTTCGTCAACGGCCAGAAGATGGAAGGCGTTCGCGCCATCGTCGATGACATCAGGGCAAAAGCCGTTGAACTCGGCCGCTCCGCCGGAGACATCAAGGTCTTCATGGGGGCCACCATCGTCACCGGCAGAACAGCGAAGGAAGCGCAAGAGAAATTCGAGGAGTATCGTCGCTATGTGAGTTCGGAAGCGGCTCTCGTTCATGCCAGCGCCTCGCTAGGCATCGATTTCTCCAAATACGATCTCGACGAGCCCATCGAAACGGGCAAGAGCAACGCCATTGTCTCGAACGTTGAAGCGGTCAGCCGCAGCGCCGGACCGCAATGGACCAAGCGCAAGCTGCTGGAGCAGATGGTGCTGGGAAGCCGCCAACCGCCCATGGTCGGCTCTGCGGAAGAGATTGCCGATCAGCTGATGGCGTGGAGCCAACAGGCAGGCATTGATGGCTTCAACCTGTCGCGCACCGTGGTGCCGGAGTGCTTCGACGACATCATAGCCTATGTCATCCCGATCCTGCAGGAGCGTGGTGTCTACAAGACCGGATATCGCGAAGGCACGCTGCGCGAAAAGCTGTTCGGAAACGCTCGGCTACCCGAAAGCCACACGGCAGCCTCCTTCCGTCAAAGAGATTGA
- a CDS encoding helix-turn-helix domain-containing protein, with amino-acid sequence MDLHEQQTAAAIAERIRLEREDRGWSLSELAERSGVSKAMISKIERCEASPTATVLGRLSGAFGLPLSRLLALAEQASERLIRADGQAIWKDPETGYTRRAISPATGNGLELLEVTLPAGVRIPYPASAFAFQRQQIWVTGGELEFAEGEVVHHLRQGDCLELGSPQPCVFFNPGKVEARYVIALTRRL; translated from the coding sequence ATGGATCTGCATGAACAGCAGACAGCGGCGGCGATTGCAGAACGTATCCGGCTGGAGCGGGAGGACCGTGGCTGGTCGCTGAGCGAGCTGGCGGAGCGTTCCGGGGTGTCGAAAGCCATGATCAGCAAGATCGAGCGTTGCGAAGCAAGCCCCACGGCCACGGTTCTCGGGCGGCTATCTGGCGCTTTCGGCCTGCCTCTGTCGCGACTTCTGGCGCTGGCCGAGCAGGCAAGCGAAAGACTGATACGTGCCGACGGACAGGCCATCTGGAAAGATCCGGAAACCGGCTATACGCGTCGCGCTATCTCTCCGGCAACCGGCAACGGTCTGGAATTGCTGGAGGTTACTCTTCCGGCAGGCGTTCGCATTCCCTATCCGGCCTCCGCCTTCGCCTTTCAACGGCAGCAGATCTGGGTAACCGGCGGTGAACTGGAATTCGCCGAGGGTGAGGTGGTCCATCACCTTCGCCAGGGGGATTGCCTGGAACTGGGATCGCCGCAGCCGTGCGTGTTCTTCAATCCGGGCAAGGTAGAAGCGCGCTATGTGATTGCGCTGACCCGGCGGCTTTAA
- the cydB gene encoding cytochrome d ubiquinol oxidase subunit II: MELDLPFIWAAIIAFAVLAYVVLDGFDLGVGILFPFFPEKHDRDVMMNSVAPVWDGNETWLVLGGGGLLAVFPLAYATILPALYAPLIAMLLALIFRGVAFEYRWRTKRAEWLWNWAFAGGSTVAAFTQGVALGALVQGIPVANRAYSGGWWDWLTPFSIMTGFALLIGYALLGATWLVMRTTGELAERARWFSFVTAFGTVAAMGIVSLWTPFLKPEYLDRWFLYPGALFTVIVPLLVGAGLYGIVTGLQHKKDTRPFLCALGLFVLAYIGIGISFYPYIVPTSVTIWDAAAPDESLKFLLVGAAVLVPAILIYTSYAYWVFRGKIDPEEGYH, encoded by the coding sequence ATGGAGCTTGATCTTCCCTTCATCTGGGCAGCCATCATTGCCTTTGCCGTTCTCGCCTATGTGGTGCTGGATGGTTTCGATCTCGGTGTCGGCATCCTGTTTCCATTCTTTCCGGAAAAGCATGACCGAGATGTCATGATGAATTCCGTCGCGCCCGTGTGGGACGGTAATGAGACATGGCTTGTTCTGGGCGGCGGCGGACTTCTCGCAGTCTTCCCGCTTGCCTATGCCACAATTCTACCAGCCCTTTACGCGCCGCTGATCGCCATGCTTCTGGCCCTGATCTTCCGCGGTGTGGCCTTCGAATATCGCTGGCGCACAAAACGGGCCGAATGGCTGTGGAACTGGGCCTTTGCTGGTGGTTCCACTGTCGCAGCCTTCACGCAAGGCGTGGCGCTTGGCGCTCTGGTACAGGGCATTCCGGTTGCCAATCGCGCCTATTCCGGCGGCTGGTGGGACTGGTTGACGCCCTTCTCCATCATGACGGGCTTTGCGCTCCTGATCGGTTACGCACTGCTTGGAGCAACATGGCTGGTGATGCGAACGACGGGAGAACTTGCAGAACGGGCGCGCTGGTTTTCATTCGTCACGGCCTTCGGCACCGTGGCCGCCATGGGCATTGTCAGCCTGTGGACGCCATTTCTGAAACCTGAATATCTCGACCGGTGGTTTCTCTATCCCGGCGCCCTGTTCACGGTCATCGTTCCGCTTCTGGTCGGCGCTGGATTATACGGCATTGTCACGGGCCTGCAGCACAAGAAGGACACCCGCCCGTTCCTTTGCGCGCTGGGCCTCTTCGTGCTGGCCTATATTGGTATCGGCATCAGCTTCTACCCCTATATCGTGCCGACCTCCGTCACCATCTGGGATGCGGCAGCCCCGGACGAAAGCCTGAAATTCCTGCTGGTAGGAGCCGCCGTGCTCGTCCCGGCCATCCTGATCTACACGTCCTATGCCTATTGGGTCTTCCGCGGGAAGATCGATCCGGAGGAAGGCTACCACTGA
- a CDS encoding cytochrome ubiquinol oxidase subunit I yields the protein MFEHFDATLLARIQFAFTVSFHIIFPAFSIGLASYLAVLEGLYLWTKKPVYLELFDFWKTIFALAFGMGVVSGIVMSYQFGTNWSVFSDKAGPVIGPLMGYEVLSAFFLEAGFLGVMLFGRKRVGPGLHFFATLMVAFGTLMSATWILSVNSWMQTPAGFAMNDKGQFVPTDWWAIIFNPSFPYRFTHMVLAAYLTTALVVGAVGAWHLLRRTAPLRAGTMFSMAMGMIAVVAPIQIFAGDMHGLNTLEHQPTKVMAMEGHFESHPDGAPLILFGIPDQENQRIDYAVQIPKLSSLILKHDLNAPLNGLDTVARDKQPPVAVVFWSFRVMIALGFAMLGLGLFSLYCRFRGTLYQNAWLHRFALVMGPAGFVAVLAGWITTEVGRQPYTVYGHLLTADSISPISAPAVGASLVAFVIVYFLVFGAGTFYILRLMGRLPRDPEPHLGQGPIRSAGITPAPALAENHAKHGGAHHGA from the coding sequence ATGTTCGAGCACTTTGACGCAACGCTTCTGGCGCGAATCCAGTTTGCGTTTACCGTATCCTTCCACATCATCTTTCCAGCCTTCTCCATCGGGCTTGCGAGCTATCTGGCCGTTCTGGAAGGGCTGTATCTGTGGACGAAGAAGCCGGTCTATCTGGAACTTTTCGATTTCTGGAAAACGATTTTCGCGCTGGCCTTCGGTATGGGCGTGGTATCCGGCATTGTCATGTCCTACCAGTTCGGCACAAACTGGAGCGTCTTTTCGGATAAGGCAGGGCCGGTGATCGGGCCGCTGATGGGTTATGAAGTGCTTTCCGCCTTCTTCCTGGAGGCGGGTTTCCTCGGTGTCATGCTGTTCGGGCGAAAGCGTGTCGGTCCCGGCCTGCATTTTTTCGCAACCCTGATGGTGGCCTTCGGGACGCTAATGTCAGCAACCTGGATCCTGTCGGTGAACTCGTGGATGCAGACCCCCGCTGGCTTTGCCATGAATGACAAGGGGCAGTTCGTGCCGACCGACTGGTGGGCGATTATCTTCAACCCGTCCTTCCCCTACCGCTTCACGCATATGGTTCTGGCTGCCTATCTCACCACGGCCCTGGTCGTTGGTGCCGTCGGTGCCTGGCATCTGCTGCGTCGCACCGCTCCCTTGCGCGCGGGCACCATGTTCTCCATGGCCATGGGTATGATTGCCGTCGTCGCGCCAATCCAGATCTTCGCCGGGGACATGCACGGCCTGAACACGCTGGAACATCAGCCCACCAAGGTCATGGCCATGGAAGGCCATTTCGAGAGCCATCCGGATGGAGCGCCGCTCATTTTGTTCGGCATCCCCGATCAGGAAAACCAACGGATCGATTATGCCGTGCAGATCCCCAAGCTTTCGAGCCTGATCCTGAAGCATGATCTGAATGCCCCGCTGAACGGTCTGGACACCGTTGCGCGTGACAAGCAGCCGCCGGTCGCAGTCGTGTTCTGGTCATTCCGGGTCATGATTGCGCTGGGCTTTGCCATGCTGGGTCTCGGTCTCTTCAGCCTCTATTGCCGTTTCCGCGGCACGCTGTACCAGAACGCATGGCTGCATCGTTTTGCGCTCGTCATGGGTCCGGCGGGTTTCGTTGCTGTTCTCGCTGGATGGATTACCACCGAAGTCGGTCGCCAGCCCTACACAGTTTACGGCCATCTGCTGACGGCGGATTCGATCTCGCCGATCTCCGCACCTGCTGTCGGCGCCTCGCTCGTCGCCTTCGTCATCGTCTATTTCCTCGTCTTCGGTGCCGGCACCTTCTACATCCTGCGCCTCATGGGCCGCCTGCCGCGTGACCCGGAACCGCATCTGGGCCAGGGCCCGATCCGCAGCGCGGGCATTACGCCTGCCCCGGCACTTGCCGAAAACCATGCCAAACACGGAGGTGCCCATCATGGAGCTTGA
- a CDS encoding endonuclease/exonuclease/phosphatase family protein, with product MIEPDINTAPRSSRTIRILSYNVHSCVGTDRKLDPGRVADVIASLKPDIIGLQELDVRRRRSGGIDQAEVIANRLKMDFHFHPALSVEEELYGDALLTALPVRLVRAGGLQSYGEPRGAIWSEVEVGAVKVNVFNTHLGLLRRDRLRQTEELTGSDWIGHPDCVDKPLIVMGDFNSIPSSAAYRNLLKPLQDPKQQTGRRPDPTFPSRFPLLRLDHIFTANGPRILSAEAVRNEATRIASDHLPLLAVVEVSAQSLINLAGYGTMMPPSRF from the coding sequence ATGATCGAACCTGACATCAATACGGCGCCTCGGAGCAGCCGGACCATTCGAATTCTCTCATATAACGTTCACAGCTGCGTGGGCACCGACCGAAAGCTCGATCCAGGTCGCGTCGCGGACGTGATCGCGTCGTTGAAGCCGGATATCATCGGCCTGCAGGAACTGGATGTTCGCCGGCGTCGAAGCGGCGGCATCGACCAGGCGGAAGTCATCGCCAATCGGCTGAAGATGGATTTTCATTTTCACCCGGCTCTCAGCGTCGAGGAGGAGCTCTACGGAGATGCGCTTCTGACCGCGCTGCCGGTGCGGCTGGTCCGGGCGGGCGGCCTGCAATCCTATGGAGAACCCCGCGGAGCAATATGGTCTGAGGTCGAGGTGGGCGCAGTGAAGGTCAACGTCTTCAACACCCATCTTGGCCTGTTGCGACGCGATCGCCTGCGGCAGACGGAAGAACTGACAGGCTCGGACTGGATCGGTCACCCCGACTGCGTGGATAAACCCCTCATCGTGATGGGCGACTTCAACTCCATTCCGTCATCCGCAGCCTATCGCAATTTGCTGAAACCTCTGCAGGATCCCAAGCAGCAGACGGGACGACGCCCCGATCCGACATTTCCCTCGCGCTTTCCGCTGTTGAGACTGGACCATATCTTTACCGCAAATGGTCCGCGCATCCTGTCCGCTGAAGCCGTCAGGAACGAGGCCACCCGGATCGCATCCGACCATCTGCCCTTGCTGGCAGTTGTGGAAGTTTCTGCTCAATCTTTGATTAATCTTGCAGGATACGGAACAATGATGCCGCCGAGCCGTTTTTAA
- a CDS encoding putative bifunctional lysylphosphatidylglycerol flippase/synthetase, with protein sequence MRRHLLRILILLIICVALVLVYRSLSRYSLEDITSSLSQIPSYRIITGFLCVIASYICLSLFDYLGLRYVGKGQAYPRAALASFCALSIGHNVGGAALSSGAVRYRFYTRWGLSGDEVAKVILFCGATVLLGLSMLAAIALILMPPTGETILQLDPGPRKLLGLAFLAYPVAYVICSIWGRPPLKFRSFRMEMPTTSMCIAQIAVGTVNFGFVAAALHQLLTAFTDAGYLQVASAYVTATIAAMLSHVPGGLGVLEATMLMVLPAGASIGSLVAFRVLYYFVPLLIGAPLFLLTEILARREGPGRSEPSGEAAHQA encoded by the coding sequence GTGAGACGGCATCTTCTTCGTATACTCATTCTGCTGATCATCTGTGTGGCGCTCGTTCTGGTGTATCGCAGTCTCAGTCGCTACAGTCTGGAGGACATTACATCCTCACTATCGCAAATTCCGTCCTACCGGATCATAACCGGCTTCCTCTGCGTCATTGCATCCTACATCTGCCTCTCGCTCTTCGATTATCTTGGCTTGCGCTATGTCGGAAAGGGGCAGGCCTATCCAAGGGCGGCGCTCGCATCTTTCTGTGCCCTGTCCATTGGCCACAATGTAGGGGGAGCCGCTCTTTCAAGCGGCGCCGTCCGGTATCGGTTCTACACGCGTTGGGGACTGAGCGGGGATGAGGTTGCGAAAGTCATTCTGTTCTGCGGTGCGACCGTTCTGCTGGGCCTCAGCATGTTGGCGGCCATTGCGCTGATCTTGATGCCCCCGACCGGAGAGACGATCCTGCAGCTTGATCCCGGTCCGCGAAAACTGCTGGGGCTGGCATTTCTTGCCTATCCGGTTGCCTATGTCATTTGCTCGATCTGGGGTCGCCCACCCCTGAAATTCCGCTCCTTCCGCATGGAAATGCCGACCACGTCCATGTGTATCGCGCAAATTGCTGTGGGAACGGTCAATTTCGGCTTCGTGGCTGCTGCTCTGCATCAACTGCTGACCGCCTTCACCGATGCGGGCTATCTGCAAGTGGCAAGTGCCTATGTAACAGCAACGATTGCCGCCATGCTCAGCCATGTCCCGGGAGGGTTGGGGGTTCTGGAGGCGACCATGCTGATGGTGCTGCCTGCCGGCGCATCCATCGGGTCTCTGGTTGCTTTCCGCGTTCTCTACTACTTCGTGCCGCTTCTCATCGGCGCGCCGCTGTTTCTGTTGACAGAGATTCTGGCGCGCCGGGAAGGTCCGGGTCGTTCCGAGCCGTCAGGTGAAGCTGCGCATCAGGCGTGA